A genomic window from Micromonospora ferruginea includes:
- a CDS encoding type I polyketide synthase, giving the protein MSDDDKLRYFLKRVTADLHDTKRKLQTVEARDQEPLAIVSMSCRFPGGVRSPEELWDLVAGGRDALTEFPADRGWDLDGLYDPDPDKPGKSYTRVGGFLDRAGDFDPALFGISPREALAMDPQQRLLLETSWEAIERAGIDPLSLRGSATGVFVGLSTSNYGMGLPYVPDGVDMYLGTGNTTSVASGRISFTLGLNGPAVTVDTACSSSLVALHLAGQALRRGECDLAVAGGVTVMATPGVFIVFSRQRGMSVDGRCRAFAAGADGTGWGEGGGVVVVERLADAERNGHPILAVIRGSALNQDGASNGLTAPNGPSQQRVIRAALADARLGPADVDLVEAHGTGTTLGDPIEAQALLATYGQDRPADRPLLLGSVKSNIGHTQSAAGVAGLVKMVMALRHGTLPATLHVDAPSPHVDWDAGAVELITENQPWPELGRPRRGGVSSFGVSGTNAHVIVEEYRPSVAEPAEAPADDAPAPRRAGLLAAAVTAWPVSARTRGALAGQAARLAAHLRAHPADPAAVAWSLATTRSTLDQRAVVVGADPAELLAGLDALAAGLPAGNLVTGTASAAGAGPVLVFPGQGAQSAQMAAGLVGRCPVFDTALAECRTALAPHLDVDLVSVLTGDDESWLDRVEVVQPVLWAVGVALAAVWRAAGVTPDAVIGHSQGEIGAACVAGILSLDDAARTVALRSRALSALRGTGTMASVDLPADEVTARLNGFEGVGVAAVNGPATVVVSGPPQAVADLVEACQSEGIRARLIPVDYASHSVAVEEVAQQLRTDLAGVTPQPGHTRLVSTLTGDWVDPATMTADYWYDNLRQTVRFDTAVRTAIEAGHTTFVEISPHPVLAMPVTAILDDTGTAGHTLSTLRRGEDDPTRLLTNLAAAHTIGLPVDLTTVLAETDTVALPTYAFDHQRLWLDGSGGPERDDQTADHAGPDDSGFWAAVERGDLPGLADVLAGDDTPAEHALDALTPALPVLRRWRRQQRRQSDIDGWRYQDTWKPLTGITNRGMAGTWLVVLPTGDIVEPWQEACVDAVTAAGATVVPLPVSTTDVDRDLLGKLLREALATDADGTLAEVTGVVSLLAFDELVHPMHPSVPGGFAATVALVQSLGDIGLAAPMWAVTSGAVSVGRGELLRSPGQAMVWGFGRVAALEHPQRWGGLVDLPEAVDERSAGLLVAALTAAGDEDQIAVRPGGLLGRRLTRVPLGDSRPAHPWQPSGTALVTGGTGALGGHAARWLARSGVENIVVASRRGMDAPGAAELVAELTALGATASVVTCDAADRDALAALIDGIPADRPLKAVVHASAVLDDALINDLRIDQIERVLAAKVDVAYHLHELTLDLDLGAFVLFSSFAGSVGSSGVGNYAPSNAFLDALAQHRRGLGLPGTSIAWGAWAGGGMADGPFGELLHRHGVPEMPPEAAITALHQAVDHGEAFLTVADIAWERFSVAFTATRPGPLISDLPDVRRLRTTERTTAGEVPDGPESLRDRLAGLPAADRMAVLLALVRGQVAAVLNYPSGESVDEHRAFRELGFDSVTAVELRNRLGLATGVGLPVTLVFDYPTPTTLAEYLYAEVAQEDVVTPTALLDDLDRIADGLDVVARDEAARVRATVRLQAMLTRLGQGGGGDDLGRHLGDASDDELFAMVDRDLGLS; this is encoded by the coding sequence ATGAGCGACGACGACAAGCTGCGGTACTTCCTCAAGCGGGTGACCGCCGACCTGCACGACACGAAGCGCAAGCTGCAGACCGTCGAGGCGCGCGACCAGGAACCGCTGGCGATCGTGTCGATGAGCTGTCGGTTCCCCGGCGGCGTCCGGTCCCCGGAGGAGCTGTGGGACCTCGTCGCCGGCGGGCGTGACGCGCTCACCGAGTTCCCCGCCGACCGGGGCTGGGACCTCGACGGGCTCTACGACCCCGACCCGGACAAGCCCGGCAAGAGCTACACCCGCGTCGGCGGGTTCCTCGACCGCGCCGGCGACTTCGACCCGGCCCTGTTCGGCATCTCGCCCCGCGAGGCGCTCGCCATGGACCCGCAGCAGCGGCTGCTGCTGGAGACGTCCTGGGAGGCGATCGAGCGGGCCGGCATCGACCCGCTGTCGCTGCGCGGCAGCGCCACCGGCGTCTTCGTCGGGCTGAGCACGTCCAACTACGGGATGGGCCTGCCGTACGTGCCGGACGGCGTCGACATGTACCTCGGCACCGGCAACACCACGAGCGTCGCCTCCGGCCGGATCTCGTTCACGCTCGGCCTCAACGGCCCCGCCGTCACCGTCGACACCGCCTGCTCGTCGTCGCTCGTCGCCCTGCACCTGGCCGGTCAGGCGCTGCGCCGCGGCGAGTGCGACCTGGCGGTCGCCGGTGGCGTCACCGTGATGGCCACCCCGGGTGTGTTCATCGTCTTCTCCCGCCAGCGCGGCATGTCCGTCGACGGGCGGTGCCGCGCGTTCGCGGCCGGCGCCGACGGCACCGGCTGGGGCGAGGGCGGCGGCGTCGTCGTGGTGGAGCGGCTCGCCGACGCCGAACGCAACGGCCACCCGATCCTCGCGGTGATCCGCGGCAGCGCGCTCAACCAGGACGGCGCGTCCAACGGCCTCACCGCCCCGAACGGCCCCTCGCAGCAGCGGGTGATCCGGGCCGCGCTGGCCGACGCCCGGCTCGGCCCGGCCGACGTCGACCTGGTCGAGGCGCACGGCACCGGCACCACCCTCGGCGACCCGATCGAGGCGCAGGCGCTGCTCGCCACGTACGGGCAGGACCGTCCCGCGGACCGGCCGCTGCTGCTCGGCTCGGTGAAGTCGAACATCGGCCACACGCAGAGCGCCGCCGGCGTGGCCGGCCTGGTCAAGATGGTGATGGCGCTGCGGCACGGGACGCTGCCGGCGACGCTGCACGTGGACGCCCCGTCCCCGCACGTCGACTGGGACGCCGGCGCGGTCGAGCTGATCACCGAGAACCAACCGTGGCCGGAGCTGGGCCGGCCCCGCCGCGGCGGCGTCTCCTCGTTCGGGGTCAGCGGCACCAACGCCCACGTCATCGTCGAGGAGTACCGCCCGTCCGTCGCCGAGCCGGCCGAGGCGCCCGCCGACGACGCCCCCGCGCCGCGCCGCGCCGGCCTGCTCGCCGCCGCCGTCACCGCCTGGCCGGTCTCGGCCCGGACCCGGGGCGCGCTCGCCGGGCAGGCCGCCCGGCTGGCCGCGCACCTGCGCGCGCACCCGGCCGACCCGGCGGCGGTGGCGTGGTCCCTCGCGACCACCCGGTCCACGCTCGACCAGCGCGCTGTGGTCGTCGGCGCGGACCCCGCCGAGCTGCTCGCCGGCCTGGACGCGCTCGCCGCCGGCCTGCCCGCCGGCAACCTGGTCACCGGCACGGCGTCGGCGGCCGGCGCCGGCCCGGTCCTCGTCTTCCCCGGCCAGGGCGCCCAGTCCGCTCAGATGGCCGCCGGCCTGGTCGGCCGCTGCCCGGTCTTCGACACCGCGCTGGCCGAGTGTCGGACCGCGCTGGCCCCGCACCTGGACGTGGATCTCGTGTCGGTTCTGACCGGCGACGACGAGTCGTGGCTGGACCGGGTGGAGGTGGTGCAGCCGGTCCTGTGGGCGGTCGGTGTCGCGCTCGCCGCCGTCTGGCGCGCGGCCGGCGTGACGCCCGACGCGGTGATCGGGCACTCGCAGGGCGAGATCGGCGCCGCCTGTGTGGCGGGGATCCTGTCCCTGGACGACGCGGCGAGGACGGTGGCGTTGCGGTCGCGGGCGTTGTCCGCGTTGCGGGGGACCGGCACCATGGCGTCGGTCGACCTGCCGGCCGATGAGGTGACGGCCCGCCTGAACGGCTTCGAGGGTGTCGGCGTCGCGGCGGTCAACGGTCCGGCGACCGTGGTCGTCTCCGGTCCGCCGCAGGCGGTCGCCGATCTGGTGGAGGCGTGTCAGTCCGAGGGCATCCGGGCCCGGTTGATTCCGGTGGACTACGCCTCCCACTCGGTGGCCGTGGAGGAGGTCGCGCAGCAGTTGCGCACCGACCTGGCCGGTGTCACCCCGCAGCCGGGGCATACCCGGCTGGTGTCGACGTTGACCGGTGACTGGGTGGACCCGGCGACGATGACGGCCGACTACTGGTACGACAACCTGCGGCAGACCGTCCGCTTCGACACCGCCGTGCGGACGGCGATCGAGGCGGGTCACACGACGTTCGTGGAGATCAGTCCGCATCCGGTGCTGGCGATGCCGGTGACGGCGATCCTGGACGACACCGGCACCGCCGGGCACACGCTGTCCACGCTGCGTCGGGGTGAGGACGACCCGACCCGGCTGCTGACCAACCTCGCCGCCGCCCACACCATCGGCCTGCCCGTCGACCTCACCACCGTGCTCGCCGAGACCGACACCGTCGCGCTGCCCACCTACGCCTTCGACCACCAGCGCCTCTGGCTCGACGGCAGCGGCGGCCCCGAGCGGGACGACCAGACGGCCGACCACGCCGGCCCGGACGACAGCGGCTTCTGGGCCGCCGTCGAACGCGGCGACCTGCCCGGCCTCGCCGACGTGCTCGCCGGCGACGACACCCCCGCCGAACACGCCCTCGACGCGCTCACCCCCGCGCTGCCGGTGCTGCGCCGCTGGCGGCGACAGCAGCGCCGCCAGTCCGACATCGACGGCTGGCGCTACCAGGACACCTGGAAGCCGCTCACCGGCATCACCAACCGGGGGATGGCCGGCACCTGGCTCGTCGTACTGCCCACCGGCGACATCGTCGAGCCCTGGCAGGAGGCCTGCGTCGACGCGGTCACCGCCGCCGGGGCCACCGTCGTGCCCCTGCCCGTCAGCACCACCGACGTCGACCGGGACCTGCTCGGCAAGCTGCTGCGCGAGGCGCTCGCCACCGACGCCGACGGCACCCTCGCCGAGGTGACCGGCGTGGTGTCCCTGCTCGCGTTCGACGAGCTGGTCCACCCGATGCACCCGTCCGTGCCCGGCGGCTTCGCCGCCACCGTCGCGCTGGTCCAGTCGCTCGGCGACATCGGCCTCGCCGCCCCGATGTGGGCGGTCACCTCCGGCGCCGTCTCCGTCGGCCGCGGCGAACTGCTCCGCTCGCCCGGCCAGGCGATGGTCTGGGGCTTCGGCCGGGTCGCCGCGCTGGAACACCCGCAACGCTGGGGCGGACTCGTCGACCTGCCGGAGGCGGTCGACGAGCGCAGCGCCGGCCTGCTGGTCGCGGCGCTCACCGCCGCCGGCGACGAGGACCAGATCGCGGTACGCCCCGGCGGACTGCTCGGCCGGCGTCTCACCCGCGTCCCGCTCGGCGACAGCCGGCCCGCGCACCCGTGGCAGCCCTCCGGCACCGCGCTGGTCACCGGCGGCACCGGCGCGCTCGGCGGGCACGCCGCCCGCTGGCTCGCCCGCAGCGGGGTGGAGAACATCGTGGTGGCCAGCCGGCGCGGCATGGACGCCCCCGGCGCCGCCGAACTCGTCGCCGAGCTGACCGCGCTCGGCGCCACCGCCAGCGTGGTCACCTGCGACGCCGCCGACCGGGACGCGCTCGCCGCGCTGATCGACGGCATCCCCGCCGACCGGCCGCTGAAGGCCGTGGTGCACGCCAGCGCGGTGCTCGACGACGCCCTCATCAACGACCTGCGCATCGACCAGATCGAGCGGGTCCTCGCGGCCAAGGTGGACGTCGCGTACCACCTGCACGAGCTGACGCTCGACCTGGACCTCGGCGCGTTCGTGCTGTTCTCCTCGTTCGCCGGCTCGGTGGGCAGCTCCGGCGTCGGCAACTACGCCCCGAGCAACGCGTTCCTCGACGCGCTCGCCCAGCACCGGCGAGGGCTCGGCCTGCCCGGCACGTCCATCGCCTGGGGCGCCTGGGCCGGCGGCGGCATGGCCGACGGGCCGTTCGGCGAGCTGCTGCACCGGCACGGCGTACCCGAGATGCCGCCGGAGGCCGCGATCACCGCGCTGCACCAGGCCGTCGACCACGGCGAGGCGTTCCTCACCGTCGCCGACATCGCCTGGGAACGGTTCTCCGTCGCGTTCACCGCCACCCGCCCCGGCCCGCTGATCAGCGACCTGCCGGACGTGCGCCGCCTGCGCACGACGGAGCGGACCACGGCCGGCGAGGTGCCCGACGGCCCGGAGTCGCTGCGTGACCGGCTCGCCGGGCTGCCCGCCGCCGACCGGATGGCGGTGCTGCTCGCGCTGGTCCGCGGCCAGGTCGCGGCCGTGCTCAACTACCCGTCCGGGGAGTCGGTGGACGAGCACCGCGCGTTCCGCGAGCTGGGCTTCGACTCGGTCACCGCGGTCGAGCTGCGCAACCGGCTCGGCCTGGCGACCGGCGTGGGGCTGCCGGTCACCCTGGTCTTCGACTACCCGACGCCGACCACGCTGGCCGAGTACCTCTACGCCGAGGTGGCCCAGGAGGACGTGGTCACCCCGACCGCGCTGCTGGACGACCTCGACCGGATCGCCGACGGGCTCGACGTGGTGGCCCGCGACGAGGCCGCCCGGGTCCGAGCCACCGTCCGCCTCCAGGCCATGCTCACCCGGCTCGGCCAGGGCGGCGGAGGTGACGACCTCGGCCGCCACCTCGGCGACGCCAGCGACGACGAGCTGTTCGCCATGGTGGACCGCGACCTCGGTCTGTCCTGA